One Aquamicrobium sp. genomic region harbors:
- the nadE gene encoding NAD(+) synthase — MIALAQKASFSVDALAIDAARETERIAAALRNQLRLLKRRGLVIGLSGGIDSSASLALAVRAVGAANVFALFMPENDSDPESLRLGRLVAETFGVEGAVEDIGPALKAMGCYDRRDASIRELVPDYGSGWASKVVIASSLEGDGYNISSLVVQDPQGRQQKLRMPLSAYLGIVAATNMKQRTRKQMEYYHADRLNFAVVGTPNRLEYDQGFFVKNGDGAADVKPIAHLYKSQVYAMAAHLGVPEDILRRPPTTDTYSLAQTQEEFYFSLPYGLMDLCLFGLNNGVPAVEVAKATGLTAEQVERVWADIAAKRKVARGLHMRPLLVEPVGEIGD; from the coding sequence ATGATCGCTCTCGCACAAAAGGCCAGCTTCTCAGTCGATGCGCTGGCCATCGACGCGGCCCGGGAGACCGAGCGGATCGCCGCGGCGCTGCGCAATCAGCTGCGTCTCCTGAAGCGACGCGGGCTGGTCATCGGCCTGTCGGGCGGCATCGATTCCAGCGCCTCGCTGGCGCTCGCCGTACGCGCCGTCGGCGCCGCCAACGTCTTCGCCCTGTTCATGCCGGAGAACGATTCCGACCCCGAGAGCCTCAGGCTCGGCCGGCTGGTGGCCGAGACCTTCGGCGTCGAGGGCGCGGTGGAGGATATCGGCCCGGCGCTGAAGGCGATGGGCTGCTACGACCGGCGCGACGCCTCCATCCGCGAGCTGGTGCCGGATTACGGATCGGGCTGGGCCTCGAAGGTCGTCATCGCCAGTTCGCTGGAGGGGGACGGCTACAACATCTCCTCGCTGGTGGTGCAGGACCCGCAAGGGCGGCAGCAGAAGCTGCGCATGCCGCTTTCGGCCTATCTCGGCATCGTCGCTGCCACCAACATGAAGCAGCGCACCCGCAAGCAGATGGAATACTACCATGCCGACCGGCTGAACTTCGCCGTGGTCGGCACGCCGAACCGGCTGGAATACGACCAGGGATTCTTCGTCAAGAACGGCGACGGGGCGGCCGACGTCAAGCCGATCGCCCATCTCTACAAGAGCCAGGTCTACGCGATGGCCGCCCATCTCGGCGTGCCGGAGGACATCCTGCGCCGGCCGCCGACGACCGACACCTATTCGCTGGCGCAGACGCAGGAGGAGTTCTACTTCTCCCTGCCCTACGGCCTGATGGACCTGTGCCTTTTCGGCCTGAACAACGGCGTTCCCGCCGTCGAGGTGGCCAAGGCGACCGGGCTGACAGCGGAGCAGGTCGAGCGGGTGTGGGCGGACATCGCCGCCAAGCGCAAGGTGGCGCGGGGCCTCCACATGCGCCCGTTGCTCGTCGAGCCGGTTGGGGAAATCGGCGACTGA
- the asnB gene encoding asparagine synthase (glutamine-hydrolyzing) produces MCGFGGFFGHAPEAEHLLRTMTHALEHRGPDEQGILASGQAGLAHARLAIVGLSDGQQPMRLEDGDLAIAFNGEIFNYVELREELRARGRRFRTASDTEVILQLYDEMGEECVTRLNGDFAFALWDARRQRMMLARDRMGVRPLFYTRHAGVFYFASEVKALLQVPGIRAEMDPFALDQIFTLWAPLAPRTPFKDIYELEPASLMIVDRNGATSRPYWRLDYPDAGEPSRHRDERAAAEELRALLTDAVRLRMRADVPVGSYLSGGLDSSIISALAAGMTPQTLRTFSVTFDSAEHDESAFQNAMAQALGTRHAAVHCTEGDIAAVFPEVIRFTERPILRTAPAPLYTLSGLVRREGLKVVLTGEGADEVFAGYDIFKEARVRRFCGRQPGSRIRPHLFRKLYPYLPGLRQQSAEYLAAFFGTGSDRLDDPLFSHRPRLRGTVATKLFFSEALKSELAGYDAAEEMASLLPGAFARWHPLHQAQYLEARFLLPGYILSSQGDRMAMAHGIEGRFPFLDHRLVEFAAGLPPQMKLKGLTEKHILREATKDIVPALIRERPKQPYRAPDSRAFAGSGARGYVAEAMSERAIASTGLFSPKAVARLHAKCATGKAGGFRDNAAFVGVLSTQLWMQTFAGSQAAPRDALKVKGLNS; encoded by the coding sequence ATGTGCGGTTTCGGCGGTTTTTTCGGCCATGCGCCAGAAGCGGAGCACCTGCTTCGCACGATGACGCATGCGCTGGAGCATCGGGGGCCGGACGAGCAGGGCATCCTCGCCTCAGGGCAGGCGGGCCTTGCCCATGCGCGGCTCGCCATCGTCGGCCTGAGCGACGGCCAGCAGCCGATGCGGCTGGAAGACGGCGACCTCGCCATCGCCTTCAACGGCGAAATCTTCAACTATGTCGAGCTGCGCGAGGAATTGCGCGCCCGCGGCAGGCGCTTCCGCACGGCGAGCGACACCGAGGTCATCCTCCAGCTCTATGACGAGATGGGCGAGGAATGCGTGACCCGCCTCAACGGCGATTTCGCCTTCGCGCTCTGGGACGCAAGGCGCCAGCGCATGATGCTGGCGCGCGACCGCATGGGCGTGCGGCCGCTGTTCTACACGCGCCATGCCGGCGTCTTCTATTTCGCCTCCGAGGTGAAGGCGCTGCTTCAGGTCCCCGGCATCCGCGCCGAAATGGACCCGTTCGCGCTCGACCAGATCTTCACGCTGTGGGCGCCGCTCGCGCCGCGCACGCCGTTCAAGGACATTTACGAGCTCGAACCCGCCTCGCTGATGATCGTCGACCGGAACGGCGCGACCTCCCGCCCCTACTGGCGGCTCGACTATCCCGACGCCGGCGAGCCCTCGCGCCATCGCGACGAGCGAGCGGCGGCCGAGGAGCTGCGCGCGCTGCTTACCGACGCGGTGCGGCTGCGCATGCGTGCCGACGTGCCGGTCGGCTCCTACCTGTCGGGCGGGCTCGATTCCTCGATCATCTCCGCGCTCGCCGCCGGCATGACGCCGCAGACGCTGCGCACCTTCTCCGTCACGTTCGACAGCGCCGAGCACGACGAGAGCGCCTTCCAGAACGCGATGGCGCAGGCGCTCGGCACCCGCCACGCGGCCGTCCACTGCACGGAGGGCGACATCGCCGCGGTCTTTCCCGAGGTCATCCGCTTCACCGAGCGGCCGATCCTGCGCACCGCGCCCGCGCCGCTCTACACGCTGTCCGGCCTCGTGCGCCGGGAAGGCCTCAAGGTCGTGCTGACCGGCGAGGGCGCGGACGAGGTGTTCGCCGGCTACGACATCTTCAAGGAGGCGCGCGTGCGCCGCTTCTGCGGCCGCCAGCCCGGCTCGCGCATCCGCCCGCACCTGTTCCGCAAGCTCTACCCGTACCTGCCGGGCCTGAGGCAGCAGTCGGCCGAATATCTCGCCGCCTTCTTCGGCACCGGCAGCGACCGGCTGGACGACCCGCTGTTCTCGCACCGGCCGCGCCTGCGCGGGACAGTGGCGACCAAGCTGTTCTTCTCCGAGGCGCTGAAATCGGAGCTTGCCGGCTACGACGCGGCCGAGGAGATGGCGAGCCTCCTGCCCGGCGCGTTCGCGCGCTGGCATCCGCTGCACCAGGCGCAGTATCTCGAGGCCCGCTTCCTGTTGCCAGGCTACATCCTGTCGAGCCAGGGCGACCGCATGGCGATGGCCCACGGCATCGAGGGCCGCTTCCCCTTCCTCGACCACCGGCTGGTCGAGTTCGCCGCCGGCCTGCCGCCGCAGATGAAGCTGAAGGGCCTGACGGAAAAGCACATCCTGCGCGAGGCGACGAAGGACATCGTGCCGGCGCTGATCCGCGAGCGGCCGAAGCAGCCCTACCGCGCGCCCGACAGCCGCGCCTTCGCCGGCAGCGGCGCGCGCGGCTATGTCGCCGAAGCGATGAGCGAGCGGGCGATCGCCTCGACCGGCCTGTTCAGCCCGAAAGCCGTCGCCCGGCTCCACGCCAAATGCGCCACCGGCAAGGCCGGGGGCTTCCGCGACAACGCGGCCTTCGTCGGCGTCCTGTCGACGCAATTGTGGATGCAGACCTTCGCCGGCAGCCAGGCGGCGCCGCGCGACGCATTGAAAGTGAAAGGATTGAACTCATGA
- a CDS encoding class I adenylate-forming enzyme family protein — MRYERFLIDNARLHGGKTALVVGETRLTYAELNDLSDRLAAGLASAGVRRGDRVLVFMDNCWEAAVSIFAVLKAGATFAVINASTKADKFAYILANCTPSAILTQARIAPVALDACAATGGDKPFIAATAARGALPDGIASFAGLLETQGPPPAHGGIDVDLGMLIYTSGSTGRPKGVMMTHRNMDAASESITGLLENRPDDVILSVLPLAFNYGLYQLLMAIRVGATLVLEKSFAFPQAVFERMREEKATGFPLVPTISAIILQMRDVAPGFLPSLRYITNTAATLPPTHIARLRELFPQAKIFSMYGVTESKRCTFLPPEELDRRPDSVGIAIPNTEVFVVDNEGRPVPPGVVGELVVRGPHVMQGYWNNDEATAQMLRAGPNPWEKLLHTGDLFRADEDGFLYFIARKDDIIKTRGEKVAPKEVEAVLLTHPGIADAVVFGVPDPVLGHAVGAMIVRSDPALTEKDVARHCAARLEDFMVPKVIEFRSELPKTDTGKVSRRLAAETMEPAE, encoded by the coding sequence ATGCGGTACGAGCGCTTCCTCATCGACAATGCCCGCCTCCACGGCGGCAAGACCGCGCTGGTCGTCGGCGAGACGCGTCTTACCTATGCGGAGCTGAACGACTTGTCAGACCGGCTCGCCGCCGGGCTGGCGAGCGCCGGCGTCAGGCGCGGCGACCGCGTGCTGGTGTTCATGGACAATTGCTGGGAGGCGGCGGTCTCGATCTTCGCCGTCCTGAAAGCGGGCGCGACCTTCGCCGTCATCAACGCCTCGACCAAGGCCGACAAGTTCGCCTACATCCTCGCCAATTGCACGCCGTCCGCCATCCTGACGCAGGCGCGGATCGCGCCGGTCGCGCTGGACGCCTGCGCTGCGACCGGAGGGGACAAGCCGTTCATCGCCGCCACCGCCGCCCGCGGCGCGCTGCCGGACGGCATCGCCTCCTTCGCCGGGCTTCTGGAGACGCAAGGCCCCCCGCCCGCCCATGGCGGCATCGACGTCGATCTCGGCATGCTGATCTACACCTCCGGCTCGACCGGGCGGCCGAAGGGCGTGATGATGACGCATCGCAACATGGATGCGGCGTCGGAATCGATCACCGGCCTGCTCGAAAACCGACCCGACGACGTCATCCTCTCCGTGCTGCCGCTCGCCTTCAATTACGGGCTCTACCAGCTTCTGATGGCCATTCGCGTCGGCGCGACGCTGGTGCTGGAGAAATCCTTCGCCTTTCCGCAGGCCGTGTTCGAGCGCATGCGCGAGGAAAAGGCGACCGGCTTTCCGCTGGTGCCGACCATTTCGGCGATCATCCTGCAGATGCGGGACGTCGCGCCCGGCTTCCTGCCGTCGCTGCGCTACATCACCAACACCGCCGCGACGCTGCCGCCGACGCATATCGCCCGGTTGCGCGAGCTGTTTCCGCAGGCGAAGATCTTCTCGATGTACGGGGTGACCGAGAGCAAGCGCTGCACCTTCCTGCCGCCGGAAGAGCTTGACCGCAGGCCCGATTCCGTCGGCATCGCCATTCCCAACACCGAGGTGTTCGTGGTCGATAACGAGGGCAGGCCGGTGCCGCCCGGCGTCGTCGGCGAGCTGGTGGTGCGCGGCCCGCATGTGATGCAGGGCTACTGGAACAATGACGAGGCGACGGCGCAGATGCTCCGCGCCGGCCCCAACCCGTGGGAAAAGCTGCTCCACACCGGCGACCTCTTCCGCGCCGACGAGGACGGCTTCCTCTATTTCATCGCCCGCAAGGACGACATCATCAAGACGCGCGGCGAGAAGGTCGCGCCGAAAGAGGTCGAGGCAGTGCTGCTCACCCATCCGGGCATCGCCGACGCCGTCGTCTTCGGCGTTCCCGACCCGGTGCTCGGCCATGCGGTCGGCGCGATGATCGTGCGTTCGGACCCGGCCCTGACCGAGAAGGACGTCGCCCGCCACTGCGCCGCCCGGCTCGAGGACTTCATGGTGCCGAAAGTCATCGAATTCCGCAGCGAATTGCCCAAGACAGATACCGGCAAGGTCAGCCGCCGGCTGGCCGCCGAAACCATGGAGCCCGCAGAATGA
- a CDS encoding acyl carrier protein: MTEIVKERVRAFIVENFLFGDASQAPADDESLIENDVIDSTGVLELVAFIEESFGLTMADGDIVPANLDTLERIAAFVSARATAAEAAE, encoded by the coding sequence ATGACCGAGATCGTCAAGGAGCGCGTGCGCGCCTTCATTGTCGAGAACTTCCTGTTCGGCGACGCCTCCCAGGCCCCGGCCGACGACGAATCGCTGATCGAGAACGACGTCATCGATTCCACCGGCGTCCTGGAGCTCGTCGCCTTCATCGAGGAGAGCTTCGGCCTGACCATGGCCGACGGCGACATCGTGCCGGCCAACCTCGACACGCTCGAGCGCATCGCCGCCTTCGTCTCGGCGCGGGCGACGGCGGCCGAGGCCGCCGAGTAG